One window of Trifolium pratense cultivar HEN17-A07 linkage group LG5, ARS_RC_1.1, whole genome shotgun sequence genomic DNA carries:
- the LOC123883861 gene encoding transcription factor MYB98-like, protein MFPSIPVTLNSLMVLETNLRENYASQSQPIHLQENYLKPRMKDELIPFGAHSTQGSFLQDFHHIDQFHVHGSSSSNQVFGVQTQNFDPFGNAECANTDFEVYDGKPFGENNINGSEHAQLIENFQYDGYSLNIPRRNHLDLMVENHSYFPFNNPSETKPLNYVVPDDEVSSIAPTNYYQRAGLNRNNRLLSPTTRRAFKARKKSNIVKGQWTVDEDRLLIQMVEQFGMRKWSHIAQKLPGRIGKQCRERWHNHLRPDIKKDIWTDEEDKILIQAHSEIGNKWAEIAKRLPGRTENSIKNHWNATKRRQYSKRKCRSKYPRGTLLQDYIKSLNLDQNPPRDFRKRSSANAKKTVTCSTSKSATQQIPQPQIANQFCPNDRPGPNYEFNDFSLDDNLFEEGCGIDSLLDEMSSVPTTDEKDFEEKQQCDKESMQVNLEEQQFETQVEIKKELDLVEMISQVNQSIN, encoded by the exons ATGTTTCCTTCGATTCCTGTTACACTTAACTCTCTAATGGTTCTTGAGACGAATCTTAGAGAAAACTATGCCTCACAATCACAACCAATACATTTGCAAGAAAACTACTTAAAGCCAAGGATGAAAGATGAGTTAATACCTTTTGGTGCTCATTCCACGCAGGGTAGTTTCTTGCAAGATTTTCACCATATCGATCAATTTCATGTGCATGGCTCCTCATCCTCCAATCAAGTTTTTGGGGTCCAAACACAAAATTTTGATCCTTTTGGTAATGCAGAATGTGCAAATACAGATTTTGAAGTTTATGATGGAAAGCCTTTTGGCGAGAATAATATTAATGGTAGTGAGCATGCTCAACttattgaaaattttcaatatGATGGTTATAGTTTGAATATCCCTAGAAGGAATCATCTTGATCTTATGGTTGAAAACCATAGTTATTTTCCCTTTAATAATCCTTCAGAAACCAAGCCATTGAATTATGTTGTACCAGATGATGAAGTTTCAAGCATAGCACCAACAAATTATTACCAAAGAGCAGGGTTGAATAGAAACAACAGGTTATTATCTCCTACCACAAGAAGAGCATTTAAAGCAAGGAAGAAATCAAACATAGTGAAGGGGCAATGGACAGTGGATGAAGATAG ATTGTTGATTCAAATGGTGGAACAATTTGGAATGAGGAAGTGGTCTCATATTGCTCAAAAGTTGCCTGGGAGAATAGGGAAACAGTGCAGAGAAAGATGGCATAACCATTTAAGACCTGACATTAAG AAAGACATATGGACTGATGAAGAGGATAAGATATTGATCCAAGCTCATTCAGAGATAGGAAATAAATGGGCAGAGATCGCGAAAAGATTGCCAGGAAGAACTGAGAACTCGATAAAAAACCATTGGAATGCAACAAAGAGAAGGCAATATTCGAAAAGAAAATGTCGCTCAAAGTACCCTAGAGGCACTCTTCTGCAGGACTATATCAAAAGCTTGAATTTGGACCAAAATCCACCAAGAGACTTTCGAAAAAGATCTTCGGCTAATGCAAAGAAAACAGTTACTTGTAGCACAAGCAAATCAGCAACACAACAAATTCCTCAGCCACAGATTGCAAACCAGTTTTGTCCCAATGACAGGCCGGGGCCAAACTACGAGTTTAATGATTTTTCTTTGGATGATAATTTGTTTGAAGAAGGGTGTGGTATTGATTCTCTGCTAGATGAAATGTCAAGTGTTCCTACTACGGATGAgaaagattttgaagaaaaacaacaatGTGATAAGGAAAGCATGCAAGTTAATCTTGAAGAGCAACAATTTGAGACACAAGTTGAAATTAAGAAGGAGTTGGATTTGGTGGAGATGATCTCTCAGGTTAATCAAAGTATTAATTGA
- the LOC123885814 gene encoding inositol-tetrakisphosphate 1-kinase 1-like isoform X1, producing the protein MATARVGYALEPKKVQSFIQPSLIDYAKQHGIDLVQIEPTTPLSQQGPFQCIIHKLHTQNWKKQLHEFSNKHPNTVIIDPPELVSRLHNRLTMLESVTHLNLSIENENFNVETPKQVAVKEPKSFDFGSIEELGLKFPVIAKPLEANSTVDSHTLFLVFDFDGVKSLNNPMVLQEFVNHGGVVFKIYVAGQHSICVKRKSLGDISEEKLETVKGSVPFSQVSNLSVQNGEEGGSVVDEAELPPQSLIVELARALRERLGLNLFNVDVIRDGKNPRRYLVIDINYFPGFAKLPSFESFFTNFLLDVVQQTKTN; encoded by the coding sequence ATGGCAACAGCTCGTGTAGGCTATGCTCTTGAACCCAAGAAAGTTCAAAGCTTCATTCAACCTTCTCTCATAGATTACGCCAAACAACATGGTATCGACCTCGTACAAATCGAACCCACCACACCCTTATCCCAACAAGGTCCATTCCAATGCATCATCCACAAACTCCACACCCAAAACTGGAAAAAACAATTACACGAATTCTCAAACAAACACCCAAACACAGTCATCATAGATCCCCCCGAATTGGTTTCTCGTCTTCACAATCGCCTTACCATGCTGGAATCAGTGACCCACTTGAATCTTtctattgaaaatgaaaatttcaatGTTGAAACTCCCAAACAAGTTGCGGTTAAAGAACCGAAATCCTTCGATTTCGGCTCGATTGAGGAACTGGGTTTGAAGTTTCCTGTCATAGCGAAACCATTGGAAGCTAACAGCACCGTTGATTCTCATACTCTGTTTTTGGTTTTCGATTTTGACGGTGTTAAATCGTTGAATAATCCTATGGTTTTGCAGGAGTTTGTGAACCATGGTGGAGTTGTTTTCAAGATTTACGTTGCTGGGCAGCATTCGATTTGCGTAAAGCGTAAATCTTTGGGTGATATTTCTGAGGAGAAGCTTGAGACGGTTAAAGGGTCGGTGCCGTTTTCGCAAGTGTCGAATTTGAGTGTTCAAAATGGTGAGGAAGGTGGTAGTGTTGTTGATGAGGCTGAATTGCCACCTCAGAGTTTGATTGTTGAGTTGGCAAGAGCTTTGAGGGAAAGATTGGGACTTAATCTTTTCAATGTTGATGTGATTAGAGATGGTAAAAATCCAAGAAGGTACCTTGTAATTGATATTAATTACTTTCCTGGGTTTGCAAAATTGCCATCTTTTGAGTCATTTTTCACCAATTTTTTGTTGGATGTTGTTCAACAAACTAAGACTAATTAA
- the LOC123885814 gene encoding inositol-tetrakisphosphate 1-kinase 1-like isoform X2, with the protein MATARVGYALEPKKVQSFIQPSLIDYAKQHGIDLVQIEPTTPLSQQGPFQCIIHKLHTQNWKKQLHEFSNKHPNTVIIDPPELVSRLHNRLTMLESVTHLNLSIENENFNVETPKQVAVKEPKSFDFGSIEELGLKFPVIAKPLEANSTEFVNHGGVVFKIYVAGQHSICVKRKSLGDISEEKLETVKGSVPFSQVSNLSVQNGEEGGSVVDEAELPPQSLIVELARALRERLGLNLFNVDVIRDGKNPRRYLVIDINYFPGFAKLPSFESFFTNFLLDVVQQTKTN; encoded by the exons ATGGCAACAGCTCGTGTAGGCTATGCTCTTGAACCCAAGAAAGTTCAAAGCTTCATTCAACCTTCTCTCATAGATTACGCCAAACAACATGGTATCGACCTCGTACAAATCGAACCCACCACACCCTTATCCCAACAAGGTCCATTCCAATGCATCATCCACAAACTCCACACCCAAAACTGGAAAAAACAATTACACGAATTCTCAAACAAACACCCAAACACAGTCATCATAGATCCCCCCGAATTGGTTTCTCGTCTTCACAATCGCCTTACCATGCTGGAATCAGTGACCCACTTGAATCTTtctattgaaaatgaaaatttcaatGTTGAAACTCCCAAACAAGTTGCGGTTAAAGAACCGAAATCCTTCGATTTCGGCTCGATTGAGGAACTGGGTTTGAAGTTTCCTGTCATAGCGAAACCATTGGAAGCTAACAGCACC GAGTTTGTGAACCATGGTGGAGTTGTTTTCAAGATTTACGTTGCTGGGCAGCATTCGATTTGCGTAAAGCGTAAATCTTTGGGTGATATTTCTGAGGAGAAGCTTGAGACGGTTAAAGGGTCGGTGCCGTTTTCGCAAGTGTCGAATTTGAGTGTTCAAAATGGTGAGGAAGGTGGTAGTGTTGTTGATGAGGCTGAATTGCCACCTCAGAGTTTGATTGTTGAGTTGGCAAGAGCTTTGAGGGAAAGATTGGGACTTAATCTTTTCAATGTTGATGTGATTAGAGATGGTAAAAATCCAAGAAGGTACCTTGTAATTGATATTAATTACTTTCCTGGGTTTGCAAAATTGCCATCTTTTGAGTCATTTTTCACCAATTTTTTGTTGGATGTTGTTCAACAAACTAAGACTAATTAA
- the LOC123883865 gene encoding GDSL esterase/lipase At5g62930 — MRENIVLFGDSITEQSFRENGWGASLANAYSRKADVLIRGYGGYNTRWALFLLHHLFPLESSKQPLATTIFFGANDAALSGRTSERQHVPIPEYKQNLQKIVLHLKSCSPTMLIVLITPPPVCEEGRQAYAISLYGKNARELPERTNEVTGQYAKACVEIAKELGVAYINLWSKMQETDGWQKKFLWDGLHLTPDGNAVVYQEVIKVFNDAGLSADKMPYDFPHHSKVDDKNPESSFQQNVCEASL; from the exons atgagagaaaatataGTGTTGTTTGGTGATTCAATAACAGAGCAATCTTTCCGAGAAAATGGTTGGGGTGCTTCACTCGCCAATGCATACTCTCGCAAG GCTGATGTACTTATTCGTGGCTATGGTGGTTACAACACTAGATGGGCTTTGTTCTTACTCCATCATCTCTTCCCTTTG GAATCAAGTAAACAACCTCTTGCTACCACTATTTTCTTTGGTGCTAATGATGCGGCTTTGTCTGGAAGAACTAGTGAAAGACAACATGTACCTATTCCAGAATATAAACAAAATCTCCAAAAAATTGTGCTCCACTTAAAG TCATGCTCACCAACTATGCTTATTGTGCTTATTACTCCACCTCCAGTTTGTGAGGAAGGGCGTCAAGCATATGCAAT ATCCTTATACGGTAAGAATGCTAGAGAATTACCGGAAAGAACAAATGAAGTTACTGGTCAATATGCAAAAGCATGTGTTGAGATAGCTAAGGAATTGGGTGTGGCATATATCAATCTATGGTCCAAAATGCAAGAAACAGATGGCTGGCAAAAGAAATTTCTGTG GGATGGGTTGCACCTGACACCGGATGGAAATGCAGTAGTCTATCAAGAAGTGATCAAGGTGTTCAACGACGCAGGACTTTCTGCTGATAAAATGCCGTATGATTTCCCTCACCACTCAAAAGTTGATGACAAAAATCCTGAGAGCTCTTTCCAGCAGAATGTTTGTGAAGCCTCATTATAG